Proteins encoded by one window of Salvia splendens isolate huo1 chromosome 5, SspV2, whole genome shotgun sequence:
- the LOC121801940 gene encoding ENHANCER OF AG-4 protein 2-like isoform X5: MLRPVLWYRRNIFTNEAKNKLSARCLGKTVKYFAQAVKDICEEFEELQRKNFSGVRDDDSTQTNSPEAHSVDSVVDEVLDVNRNNGIAPECKLETKESDDPDSGLEHHLHKQDEVECLDVKPYLSNEVNCRLSPPVSLRKNNKLSSNHNNVVKDSLSVSSPSHHSLKKEDSLDSNVKGRLTDGSQNELTNGHRPKLAMGSKKKSPGAVLRSGGSAVPHDHKGEVMRRKIASGDSMKLSSPDIPKLHLEVSSQKREKRLLKEERQSEAVHGVQQDAKVNFESHGDVNPRKKMKVQHGSEKKGSHTNEISSPAKISKPADTGKDANLIKAQINGKSYSRGPNNALDDKMAGKDPKRFTSVGKAEVLPIRPPIVSNTEFDNDLPRIKRHQREPETMSGAALISENRPGTSVSHKTDLIVSNPNKVISPVVQLPLKRRSVRICGDDDDELPKTPVHGGTNKVSLTPRMSDSKRKSVTHCEKPVHESQVLRNSREVDNVLKEQVQFNRAMNKLLSPAAQQGMEKRTRESSAAHVSPSPQKLDSEKLTPMEVKLIPVSPKRSSQPVGGERVSGELESTQPNKAPSNDFRKKTPAGSEKNAASSDRSNAYPNQLLSERSKQPYSGEKKNTTLKLDSRINDSVLGTSKENIMSVQERLSVSKAHKTSHAVDSKTSDSVSSMKHLIAAAQARKKQTHFQNTYGNPFLFSIPDTEMAGRGPRPAPTALAYEASNTLQLDVLEAPPRSPCSSLHQIQSDNAHENDELEERRVSSGHQGTGSSLSGGTEASVARDAFEGMIETLSRTKESIARATRLAIDCAKYGLANEVVELLIQKLENEPSLHRRVDLFFLVDSITQCSHTQRGASYVSTVQAVLPRLIGAAAPAGAGAQENRHQCRKVLRLWLERKILPESVLRLYMDGFGVVNDDMSIPLRRPSRAERSIDDPIREMEGMVVDEYGSNALFQLPGFLSTSVFEEEEDGDASDTSLCLKDDGASPSKHTPATDRDHENHSVTPSDRRHCILEDVDGELEMEDVSGHQKDERSLMTNGSIEAASLELDLDDGGHESSSNTSTEWLPSPEGSPPLPAGSPPMTPPLPTSPPPSSPPPLPPPSSPPPPPPPPPTSHQHPFPQPPVGSTPPVGPPSRPTGPSPSIGPPLRPAGSSPPVGPPPPHIHPPPPPFGHHPPPFGPPPHLGPSAPLVSQQAFPCQPPLVSHNKTPLSPRSSYRPHPLPHEVGATSTVNQHTRIVSTTHGPHMDASIKGEVPPHQSSCFPPFGVSIAQERVVYNSSRHVKYGEDETLMNPQASQHRQQYLPGSVPFAQRPVRPELPSQRQPSHFAHPNSAQQHQYPSYSLPNVADGPRRYITDEQWRKQGNDFNMDHPRSGWMPGGRLCSGPSHSRAGYHERSPSSSINYQHSAPNSLPPSGQMPVHGAPMMASAPNIPDINWRPA, encoded by the exons ATGCTTCGTCCAGTTCTTTGGTACCGCAGAAAT ATATTCACCAATGAAGCGAAAAATAAACTGTCTGCTCGATGCCTGGGTAAGACAGTTAAATACTTCGCCCAAGCAGTGAAGGACATATGTGAGGAATTTGAAGAGTTGCAGCGAAAAAATTTTAGTGGTGTGAGAGATGATGACAGTACACAAACTAATTCACCTGAGGCACATTCTGTTGATTCAGTGGTAGATGAGGTCTTGGATGTTAATCGAAATAATGGGATTGCGCCAGAATGCAAGTTGGAAACTAAAGAGTCTGATGACCCGGACTCTGGTTTAGAGCATCATTTGCACAAGCAAGATGAGGTGGAATGTCTAGACGTGAAGCCTTATTTGTCAAATGAGGTGAATTGTAGGTTGTCCCCTCCTGTATCTTTGCGTAAGAACAATAAGCTCTCTTCAAACCACAACAATGTTGTAAAGGATTCACTATCAGTGTCTAGCCCTTCACACCACTCCCTTAAGAAGGAAGATTCTCTTGATAGCAATGTAAAGGGCAGATTAACTGATGGTAGCCAGAATGAATTGACAAATGGACACAGACCAAAGCTGGCAATGGGCTCAAAGAAAAAATCTCCAGGTGCAGTACTTAGAAGTGGTGGATCAGCTGTTCCTCATGATCATAAGGGGGAAGTGATGAGAAGAAAAATTGCTTCAGGTGACAGCATGAAGCTTTCATCGCCTGATATTCCAAAATTACATTTAGAGGTCAGTAGTCAAAAGAGGGAAAAAAGGTTGCTGAAAGAAGAAAGGCAATCTGAGGCAGTACATGGTGTCCAACAGGATGCTAAAGTAAACTTTGAGTCACATGGTGATGTTAATCCCCGGAAAAAGATGAAGGTCCAACATGGTAGTGAAAAGAAAGGGTCTCATACAAATGAAATATCATCTCCTGCCAAAATATCAAAACCTGCTGATACTGGAAAGGATGCTAACTTGATAAAAGCTCAAATAAACGGCAAAAGTTATTCTAGAGGTCCTAATAATGCCCTTGATGACAAAATGGCTGGTAAAGATCCTAAAAGGTTTACATCAGTTGGGAAGGCTGAGGTCTTGCCCATTAGACCGCCAATTGTTAGTAACACTGAATTCGACAACGATCTCCCCCGAATAAAGCGTCATCAGCGGGAACCGGAAACAATGTCAGGCGCTGCCTTGATTTCTGAAAATAGACCGGGGACTTCTGTATCACATAAGACTGACTTAATAGTTTCTAATCCTAACAAAGTCATATCTCCAGTTGTGCAGCTACCATTGAAGCGTAGATCTGTCCGCATAtgtggtgatgatgatgatgagttgCCTAAAACTCCAGTTCACGGAGGAACTAATAAGGTGTCTTTAACTCCACGAATGTCAGATTCAAAAAGGAAATCTGTAACGCATTGTGAGAAACCTGTCCATGAGTCACAGGTGTTAAGAAATTCAAGAGAAGTTGATAATGTGTTAAAGGAACAGGTACAGTTTAATCGGGCAATGAATAAGCTGTTATCTCCTGCTGCTCAACAAGGTATGGAGAAGAGAACACGAGAGTCATCAGCTGCACATGTATCTCCTAGTCCTCAGAAGCTGGACTCTGAGAAGTTAACCCCGATGGAGGTTAAACTAATTCCAGTTTCTCCTAAAAGGTCCTCCCAGCCTGTTGGTGGTGAGAGAGTATCAGGAGAACTGGAAAGCACGCAACCCAACAAGGCACCTAGTAATGATTTTAGGAAAAAAACTCCAGCAGGAAGTGAAAAGAATGCAGCATCGTCTGATAGGTCAAACGCATATCCTAATCAATTGCTAAGTGAAAGAAGCAAGCAACCATATTCTGGGGAGAAAAAGAATACTACTCTAAAATTGGATTCACGGATCAATGACTCTGTGCTTGGGACTTCAAAAGAAAACATCATGTCAGTTCAGGAAAG GCTGAGTGTTAGCAAGGCCCACAAAACAAGTCACGCGGTTGACTCAAAAACTTCAGACTCCGTCTCGTCAATGAAACATCTTATTGCTGCTGCTCAGGCAAGAAAGAAACAGACACACTTTCAGAATACTTACGGAAacccttttcttttttctattcCTGACACTGAGATGGCTGGACGGGGACCACGTCCTGCACCTACTGCTCTGGCATATGAAGCAAGCAACACACTCCAGCTGGATGTTTTAGAAGCTCCTCCCAGGTCTCCTTGCTCCAGTCTTCATCAAATCCAATCTGATAATGCACATGAGAATGATGAACTTGAGGAGAGGAGGGTAAGCTCTGGTCATCAGGGCACTGGGAGCTCTTTAAGTGGGGGTACTGAGGCATCTGTTGCTCGTGATGCATTTGAAGGGATGATAGAGACACTCTCAAGGACCAAAGAGAGTATTGCACGCGCAACTCGACTTGCAATTGATTGTGCGAAGTATGGGCTTGCCAATGAG GTTGTGGAACTTCTTATACAGAAGTTAGAAAATGAGCCAAGTTTACATCGCAGAGTGGATCTTTTTTTCCTTGTTGACTCAATTACCCAGTGCTCTCACACCCAGAGAG GGGCCTCATATGTCTCTACCGTTCAAGCTGTGTTGCCCCGCCTCATTGGAGCCGCTGCTCCTGCCGGTGCAGGTGCTCAGGAAAATCGTCATCAGTGTCGTAAG GTCCTGCGCTTGTGGCTCGAGAGGAAAATCTTGCCTGAATCCGTTCTTCGCCTCTACATGGATGGCTTTGGAGTTGTAAATGATGATATGTCGATCCCACTAAGACGCCCTTCCCGAGCTGAACGAtctattgatgatcctattagAGAAATGGAAGGCATGGTTGTTGATGAATATGGAAG CAATGCATTGTTTCAGTTACCTGGATTTCTGTCAACAAGTGTGTttgaagaagaggaagatgggGATGCTTCTGATACAAGTTTATGCCTGAAAGATGATGGCGCATCACCTTCCAAACATACACCTGCTACAGACAGAGATCATGAGAATCATTCTGTTACTCCTAGTGACAGGCGCCATTGCATATTGGAGGATGTTGATGGTGAGCTTGAAATGGAAGATGTTTCTGGACACCAAAAGGATGAGAGATCATTGATGACCAATGGCTCTATTGAGGCTGCGTCATTGGAGCTCGATCTAGATGATGGCGGGCATGAATCATCTTCAAACACCTCCACTGAATGGCTTCCTTCTCCTGAGGGATCTCCTCCGCTACCAGCTGGATCTCCACCTATGACTCCACCTTTGCCAACTTCACCACCTCCGTCATCACCACCTCCACTTCCGCCTCCATCTTCTCCcccacctccacctcctcctccacccACCTCACACCAACATCCTTTTCCACAACCACCTGTTGGCTCAACTCCACCTGTTGGACCTCCATCAAGACCTACTGGTCCTTCTCCTTCTATTGGACCTCCACTGAGACCTGCCGGTTCCTCTCCACCTGTTGGACCTCCTCCCCCACATATTCATCCTCCACCCCCACCTTTTGGACATCATCCTCCACCCTTTGGGCCCCCACCCCATCTGGGTCCTTCTGCACCTTTAGTTTCCCAGCAAGCATTTCCTTGTCAGCCTCCATTGGTTTCCCATAACAAGACTCCACTTTCTCCACGATCATCTTATCGACCTCATCCTTTACCACATGAAGTTGGTGCCACATCCACT GTAAATCAACACACCCGTATTGTTTCTACTACTCATGGCCCTCATATGGATGCATCTATTAAAGGGGAAGTACCGCCGCATCAATCATCTTGTTTTCCTCCTTTTGGGGTCAGCATTGCACAAGAACGTGTTGTCTATAATTCGTCAAGGCATGTGAAATATGGAGAGGATGAAACTTTAATGAATCCCCAAGCTTCACAGCATAGGCAGCAGTATCTGCCTGGTAGTGTGCCTTTCGCACAAAGGCCTGTGCGTCCTGAACTCCCATCTCAACGACAACCTAGCCATTTTGCCCATCCAAATTCAGCTCAACAACATCAATACCCCTCTTATTCATTACCAAACGTTGCCGATGGTCCAAGGCGATATATAACTGATGAGCAATGGCGGAAGCAAGGAAATGACTTCAATATGGATCATCCTCGCAGTGGGTGGATGCCAGGAGGACGGTTGTGTTCAGGCCCATCTCATTCTCGAGCAG
- the LOC121801940 gene encoding ENHANCER OF AG-4 protein 2-like isoform X1 — protein MAPGRRRGAKGVKAMSELSLGDLVLAKVKGFPAWPAKISRPEDWQRASDPKKCFVQFFGTAEIAFVAPVDIQIFTNEAKNKLSARCLGKTVKYFAQAVKDICEEFEELQRKNFSGVRDDDSTQTNSPEAHSVDSVVDEVLDVNRNNGIAPECKLETKESDDPDSGLEHHLHKQDEVECLDVKPYLSNEVNCRLSPPVSLRKNNKLSSNHNNVVKDSLSVSSPSHHSLKKEDSLDSNVKGRLTDGSQNELTNGHRPKLAMGSKKKSPGAVLRSGGSAVPHDHKGEVMRRKIASGDSMKLSSPDIPKLHLEVSSQKREKRLLKEERQSEAVHGVQQDAKVNFESHGDVNPRKKMKVQHGSEKKGSHTNEISSPAKISKPADTGKDANLIKAQINGKSYSRGPNNALDDKMAGKDPKRFTSVGKAEVLPIRPPIVSNTEFDNDLPRIKRHQREPETMSGAALISENRPGTSVSHKTDLIVSNPNKVISPVVQLPLKRRSVRICGDDDDELPKTPVHGGTNKVSLTPRMSDSKRKSVTHCEKPVHESQVLRNSREVDNVLKEQVQFNRAMNKLLSPAAQQGMEKRTRESSAAHVSPSPQKLDSEKLTPMEVKLIPVSPKRSSQPVGGERVSGELESTQPNKAPSNDFRKKTPAGSEKNAASSDRSNAYPNQLLSERSKQPYSGEKKNTTLKLDSRINDSVLGTSKENIMSVQERLSVSKAHKTSHAVDSKTSDSVSSMKHLIAAAQARKKQTHFQNTYGNPFLFSIPDTEMAGRGPRPAPTALAYEASNTLQLDVLEAPPRSPCSSLHQIQSDNAHENDELEERRVSSGHQGTGSSLSGGTEASVARDAFEGMIETLSRTKESIARATRLAIDCAKYGLANEVVELLIQKLENEPSLHRRVDLFFLVDSITQCSHTQRGASYVSTVQAVLPRLIGAAAPAGAGAQENRHQCRKVLRLWLERKILPESVLRLYMDGFGVVNDDMSIPLRRPSRAERSIDDPIREMEGMVVDEYGSNALFQLPGFLSTSVFEEEEDGDASDTSLCLKDDGASPSKHTPATDRDHENHSVTPSDRRHCILEDVDGELEMEDVSGHQKDERSLMTNGSIEAASLELDLDDGGHESSSNTSTEWLPSPEGSPPLPAGSPPMTPPLPTSPPPSSPPPLPPPSSPPPPPPPPPTSHQHPFPQPPVGSTPPVGPPSRPTGPSPSIGPPLRPAGSSPPVGPPPPHIHPPPPPFGHHPPPFGPPPHLGPSAPLVSQQAFPCQPPLVSHNKTPLSPRSSYRPHPLPHEVGATSTVNQHTRIVSTTHGPHMDASIKGEVPPHQSSCFPPFGVSIAQERVVYNSSRHVKYGEDETLMNPQASQHRQQYLPGSVPFAQRPVRPELPSQRQPSHFAHPNSAQQHQYPSYSLPNVADGPRRYITDEQWRKQGNDFNMDHPRSGWMPGGRLCSGPSHSRAGYHERSPSSSINYQHSAPNSLPPSGQMPVHGAPMMASAPNIPDINWRPA, from the exons ATGGCTCCGGGGCGCAGGCGCGGAGCGAAGGGGGTTAAGGCGATGAGCGAATTGAGTTTGGGCGATCTCGTTCTCGCCAAAGTTAAGGGTTTCCCCGCTTGGCCTGCCAAG ATCAGCAGACCTGAAGACTGGCAGCGTGCTTCCGATCCTAAAAAATGCTTCGTCCAGTTCTTTGGTACCGCAGAAAT AGCTTTTGTTGCTCCTGTGGATATTCAGATATTCACCAATGAAGCGAAAAATAAACTGTCTGCTCGATGCCTGGGTAAGACAGTTAAATACTTCGCCCAAGCAGTGAAGGACATATGTGAGGAATTTGAAGAGTTGCAGCGAAAAAATTTTAGTGGTGTGAGAGATGATGACAGTACACAAACTAATTCACCTGAGGCACATTCTGTTGATTCAGTGGTAGATGAGGTCTTGGATGTTAATCGAAATAATGGGATTGCGCCAGAATGCAAGTTGGAAACTAAAGAGTCTGATGACCCGGACTCTGGTTTAGAGCATCATTTGCACAAGCAAGATGAGGTGGAATGTCTAGACGTGAAGCCTTATTTGTCAAATGAGGTGAATTGTAGGTTGTCCCCTCCTGTATCTTTGCGTAAGAACAATAAGCTCTCTTCAAACCACAACAATGTTGTAAAGGATTCACTATCAGTGTCTAGCCCTTCACACCACTCCCTTAAGAAGGAAGATTCTCTTGATAGCAATGTAAAGGGCAGATTAACTGATGGTAGCCAGAATGAATTGACAAATGGACACAGACCAAAGCTGGCAATGGGCTCAAAGAAAAAATCTCCAGGTGCAGTACTTAGAAGTGGTGGATCAGCTGTTCCTCATGATCATAAGGGGGAAGTGATGAGAAGAAAAATTGCTTCAGGTGACAGCATGAAGCTTTCATCGCCTGATATTCCAAAATTACATTTAGAGGTCAGTAGTCAAAAGAGGGAAAAAAGGTTGCTGAAAGAAGAAAGGCAATCTGAGGCAGTACATGGTGTCCAACAGGATGCTAAAGTAAACTTTGAGTCACATGGTGATGTTAATCCCCGGAAAAAGATGAAGGTCCAACATGGTAGTGAAAAGAAAGGGTCTCATACAAATGAAATATCATCTCCTGCCAAAATATCAAAACCTGCTGATACTGGAAAGGATGCTAACTTGATAAAAGCTCAAATAAACGGCAAAAGTTATTCTAGAGGTCCTAATAATGCCCTTGATGACAAAATGGCTGGTAAAGATCCTAAAAGGTTTACATCAGTTGGGAAGGCTGAGGTCTTGCCCATTAGACCGCCAATTGTTAGTAACACTGAATTCGACAACGATCTCCCCCGAATAAAGCGTCATCAGCGGGAACCGGAAACAATGTCAGGCGCTGCCTTGATTTCTGAAAATAGACCGGGGACTTCTGTATCACATAAGACTGACTTAATAGTTTCTAATCCTAACAAAGTCATATCTCCAGTTGTGCAGCTACCATTGAAGCGTAGATCTGTCCGCATAtgtggtgatgatgatgatgagttgCCTAAAACTCCAGTTCACGGAGGAACTAATAAGGTGTCTTTAACTCCACGAATGTCAGATTCAAAAAGGAAATCTGTAACGCATTGTGAGAAACCTGTCCATGAGTCACAGGTGTTAAGAAATTCAAGAGAAGTTGATAATGTGTTAAAGGAACAGGTACAGTTTAATCGGGCAATGAATAAGCTGTTATCTCCTGCTGCTCAACAAGGTATGGAGAAGAGAACACGAGAGTCATCAGCTGCACATGTATCTCCTAGTCCTCAGAAGCTGGACTCTGAGAAGTTAACCCCGATGGAGGTTAAACTAATTCCAGTTTCTCCTAAAAGGTCCTCCCAGCCTGTTGGTGGTGAGAGAGTATCAGGAGAACTGGAAAGCACGCAACCCAACAAGGCACCTAGTAATGATTTTAGGAAAAAAACTCCAGCAGGAAGTGAAAAGAATGCAGCATCGTCTGATAGGTCAAACGCATATCCTAATCAATTGCTAAGTGAAAGAAGCAAGCAACCATATTCTGGGGAGAAAAAGAATACTACTCTAAAATTGGATTCACGGATCAATGACTCTGTGCTTGGGACTTCAAAAGAAAACATCATGTCAGTTCAGGAAAG GCTGAGTGTTAGCAAGGCCCACAAAACAAGTCACGCGGTTGACTCAAAAACTTCAGACTCCGTCTCGTCAATGAAACATCTTATTGCTGCTGCTCAGGCAAGAAAGAAACAGACACACTTTCAGAATACTTACGGAAacccttttcttttttctattcCTGACACTGAGATGGCTGGACGGGGACCACGTCCTGCACCTACTGCTCTGGCATATGAAGCAAGCAACACACTCCAGCTGGATGTTTTAGAAGCTCCTCCCAGGTCTCCTTGCTCCAGTCTTCATCAAATCCAATCTGATAATGCACATGAGAATGATGAACTTGAGGAGAGGAGGGTAAGCTCTGGTCATCAGGGCACTGGGAGCTCTTTAAGTGGGGGTACTGAGGCATCTGTTGCTCGTGATGCATTTGAAGGGATGATAGAGACACTCTCAAGGACCAAAGAGAGTATTGCACGCGCAACTCGACTTGCAATTGATTGTGCGAAGTATGGGCTTGCCAATGAG GTTGTGGAACTTCTTATACAGAAGTTAGAAAATGAGCCAAGTTTACATCGCAGAGTGGATCTTTTTTTCCTTGTTGACTCAATTACCCAGTGCTCTCACACCCAGAGAG GGGCCTCATATGTCTCTACCGTTCAAGCTGTGTTGCCCCGCCTCATTGGAGCCGCTGCTCCTGCCGGTGCAGGTGCTCAGGAAAATCGTCATCAGTGTCGTAAG GTCCTGCGCTTGTGGCTCGAGAGGAAAATCTTGCCTGAATCCGTTCTTCGCCTCTACATGGATGGCTTTGGAGTTGTAAATGATGATATGTCGATCCCACTAAGACGCCCTTCCCGAGCTGAACGAtctattgatgatcctattagAGAAATGGAAGGCATGGTTGTTGATGAATATGGAAG CAATGCATTGTTTCAGTTACCTGGATTTCTGTCAACAAGTGTGTttgaagaagaggaagatgggGATGCTTCTGATACAAGTTTATGCCTGAAAGATGATGGCGCATCACCTTCCAAACATACACCTGCTACAGACAGAGATCATGAGAATCATTCTGTTACTCCTAGTGACAGGCGCCATTGCATATTGGAGGATGTTGATGGTGAGCTTGAAATGGAAGATGTTTCTGGACACCAAAAGGATGAGAGATCATTGATGACCAATGGCTCTATTGAGGCTGCGTCATTGGAGCTCGATCTAGATGATGGCGGGCATGAATCATCTTCAAACACCTCCACTGAATGGCTTCCTTCTCCTGAGGGATCTCCTCCGCTACCAGCTGGATCTCCACCTATGACTCCACCTTTGCCAACTTCACCACCTCCGTCATCACCACCTCCACTTCCGCCTCCATCTTCTCCcccacctccacctcctcctccacccACCTCACACCAACATCCTTTTCCACAACCACCTGTTGGCTCAACTCCACCTGTTGGACCTCCATCAAGACCTACTGGTCCTTCTCCTTCTATTGGACCTCCACTGAGACCTGCCGGTTCCTCTCCACCTGTTGGACCTCCTCCCCCACATATTCATCCTCCACCCCCACCTTTTGGACATCATCCTCCACCCTTTGGGCCCCCACCCCATCTGGGTCCTTCTGCACCTTTAGTTTCCCAGCAAGCATTTCCTTGTCAGCCTCCATTGGTTTCCCATAACAAGACTCCACTTTCTCCACGATCATCTTATCGACCTCATCCTTTACCACATGAAGTTGGTGCCACATCCACT GTAAATCAACACACCCGTATTGTTTCTACTACTCATGGCCCTCATATGGATGCATCTATTAAAGGGGAAGTACCGCCGCATCAATCATCTTGTTTTCCTCCTTTTGGGGTCAGCATTGCACAAGAACGTGTTGTCTATAATTCGTCAAGGCATGTGAAATATGGAGAGGATGAAACTTTAATGAATCCCCAAGCTTCACAGCATAGGCAGCAGTATCTGCCTGGTAGTGTGCCTTTCGCACAAAGGCCTGTGCGTCCTGAACTCCCATCTCAACGACAACCTAGCCATTTTGCCCATCCAAATTCAGCTCAACAACATCAATACCCCTCTTATTCATTACCAAACGTTGCCGATGGTCCAAGGCGATATATAACTGATGAGCAATGGCGGAAGCAAGGAAATGACTTCAATATGGATCATCCTCGCAGTGGGTGGATGCCAGGAGGACGGTTGTGTTCAGGCCCATCTCATTCTCGAGCAG